In Streptomyces sp. NBC_00483, a single window of DNA contains:
- a CDS encoding FadR/GntR family transcriptional regulator — protein sequence MTPEGARFQQVAPVRLYQRIVEQIEQAIASGDLKPGQRLPSERELVSQFGASRPTVREALRVLESNGLIRSRHGDPHGPEILPFTTAGLAKEMTRLARFDTISMAELISFRMILDGSASQLAARLRTDDELSAMEATVTAMTHAIDAGYEEFSKADVAFHEVVARASRNALIEVSNQVVRGAVLTLIADKVAHADNRQALMRTSLRHHEEVLEAIRTRDGLAAARISRRTLYDYYAGYVAEEERGPLLALVEGEGA from the coding sequence GTGACGCCGGAGGGGGCACGGTTTCAGCAGGTCGCGCCGGTCCGGCTGTACCAGCGCATCGTCGAGCAGATCGAGCAGGCGATTGCCTCCGGCGACCTGAAACCGGGTCAACGCCTGCCGAGTGAACGCGAGTTGGTCAGCCAGTTCGGCGCGAGCCGCCCCACGGTGCGCGAGGCGCTGCGCGTCCTGGAGAGCAACGGCCTCATCCGCTCCCGCCACGGCGATCCGCACGGTCCGGAGATCCTGCCGTTCACCACGGCGGGCCTGGCCAAGGAGATGACGCGGCTCGCCCGCTTCGACACCATCTCGATGGCCGAGCTGATCTCGTTCCGCATGATCCTCGACGGCTCGGCCAGCCAACTCGCGGCGCGCCTGCGCACGGACGACGAACTGTCCGCGATGGAGGCGACGGTGACGGCAATGACACACGCCATCGACGCGGGCTACGAGGAGTTCAGCAAGGCGGACGTGGCGTTCCACGAGGTGGTGGCGCGGGCCAGCCGCAACGCGCTGATAGAGGTCTCCAACCAGGTCGTCCGCGGGGCGGTCCTCACCCTGATCGCCGACAAGGTGGCCCACGCCGACAACCGCCAGGCCCTGATGCGCACCTCCCTCCGCCACCACGAGGAGGTCCTGGAGGCCATCCGCACCCGCGACGGCCTGGCAGCGGCCCGCATCTCCCGCCGAACGTTGTACGACTACTACGCGGGGTATGTGGCGGAGGAGGAGCGGGGGCCGTTGCTGGCGCTGGTGGAGGGAGAGGGGGCCTGA
- a CDS encoding ABC transporter permease translates to MASTTSDTAEAAIVRRRRRPLPGSLLVGGIVVALVVAMALLSFVWTPHDPTLVNPAVRLQQPSADYWFGTDKFGRDVFSQILIGSRTTLYVGLVAVGVAAVIGVPLGILAGMGSRWFGELLMRGNDLILAFPALLLAIMFAAVYGAGTVVAMVAIGIASIPNFARLIRGGTLQVMGTEYVMAARSAGRRPFAIALRHVLPNVSSLVIVQASVGFAIAVLAEAALSFLGFGTPPPTPSWGRMLQESQELLGTAPRLAVFPGLAIAVAVLGFNLLGDGLRDRFDPKVEDHR, encoded by the coding sequence ATGGCTTCAACTACCTCGGACACGGCGGAGGCCGCGATCGTCCGGCGCCGCCGCAGGCCGCTGCCCGGCTCCCTCCTCGTCGGCGGGATCGTCGTCGCGCTGGTGGTCGCCATGGCGCTGCTGTCCTTCGTCTGGACACCGCACGACCCGACCCTGGTGAACCCCGCCGTACGACTCCAACAGCCGTCCGCCGACTACTGGTTCGGTACCGACAAGTTCGGGCGCGACGTCTTCAGCCAGATCCTCATCGGCTCGCGGACGACGCTCTACGTCGGGTTGGTCGCGGTCGGCGTCGCCGCGGTGATCGGGGTGCCGCTCGGCATCCTCGCCGGGATGGGCTCGCGCTGGTTCGGCGAACTCCTCATGCGCGGAAACGACTTGATCCTCGCCTTCCCCGCCCTCTTGCTCGCCATCATGTTCGCCGCCGTCTACGGCGCAGGGACGGTGGTCGCCATGGTCGCCATCGGCATCGCCTCCATCCCCAACTTCGCCCGCCTCATCCGCGGCGGCACCCTCCAGGTCATGGGCACGGAGTACGTGATGGCGGCGCGCTCGGCCGGACGCAGGCCGTTCGCCATCGCGCTGCGGCACGTGCTGCCCAACGTCAGCAGCCTGGTCATCGTGCAGGCCTCGGTCGGCTTCGCCATCGCCGTGCTCGCCGAGGCCGCGCTGTCCTTCCTGGGCTTCGGCACCCCGCCGCCCACCCCGTCCTGGGGCCGGATGCTCCAGGAGAGCCAGGAGCTGCTCGGCACCGCGCCCCGGCTCGCCGTCTTCCCCGGCCTCGCGATCGCGGTGGCCGTACTCGGATTCAACCTGCTCGGCGACGGGCTGCGCGACCGCTTCGACCCCAAGGTGGAGGACCACCGATGA
- a CDS encoding ABC transporter ATP-binding protein, giving the protein MTAAVETPPDDVLSVTGLGVRASDQPLVEDVDFTIRSGERVGLIGESGSGKSLTSLSLMGLLPEGLRATGSVRLAGVDHDLIGADETRMSRLRGKDIAMVFQEPMTALNPTMRVGRQIAEVLLVHRTRPDRASAHAAAVELLDQVGLPDPAAAARAYPHQFSGGQRQRVVLAIALANDPALLVCDEPTTALDVTVQARVLDLIVRGVKERGSALLFITHDLAVVATACERVMVMYGGRVVESGPVREVFTRPRHRYTQGLIGASDLTVVDERGRLATIGGSVPPAGAFPAGCVFRNRCTAATDRCATRPEWTSTGPDSGYACFHPVPTEHVDAHTPDRQEAGRG; this is encoded by the coding sequence ATGACTGCCGCAGTGGAGACTCCACCGGACGACGTGCTGAGCGTGACCGGGCTCGGCGTGCGCGCGAGCGACCAACCGCTCGTCGAGGACGTCGACTTCACCATCCGCTCCGGCGAACGCGTCGGCCTGATCGGCGAGTCCGGCTCCGGCAAGTCGCTGACGTCACTCAGCCTCATGGGCCTGCTCCCGGAAGGACTGCGCGCCACAGGCTCTGTGCGGCTCGCCGGTGTCGACCACGACCTGATCGGCGCCGACGAGACGCGGATGTCCCGCCTGCGGGGCAAGGACATCGCCATGGTGTTCCAGGAGCCCATGACCGCCCTGAACCCCACGATGCGCGTCGGCCGCCAGATCGCCGAGGTGCTCCTCGTCCACCGCACCCGGCCCGACCGCGCCTCCGCGCACGCCGCCGCCGTGGAACTCCTCGACCAGGTGGGCCTTCCCGACCCGGCGGCCGCCGCGCGCGCCTACCCGCACCAGTTCTCCGGCGGCCAGCGCCAGCGCGTCGTCCTGGCCATCGCCCTCGCCAACGACCCCGCGCTGCTGGTCTGCGACGAACCCACGACCGCGCTCGACGTCACCGTGCAGGCGCGCGTCCTCGACCTGATCGTGCGCGGGGTGAAGGAGCGTGGTTCGGCGCTCCTGTTCATCACCCACGACCTCGCCGTGGTCGCGACCGCCTGCGAGCGCGTCATGGTCATGTACGGCGGCCGAGTCGTCGAATCCGGTCCCGTACGCGAGGTGTTCACGCGCCCGAGGCACCGCTACACGCAGGGTCTGATCGGCGCGTCGGACCTGACGGTCGTCGACGAGCGAGGCCGGCTCGCCACCATCGGTGGTTCGGTGCCGCCCGCCGGCGCCTTCCCGGCCGGATGCGTCTTCCGTAACCGCTGCACGGCGGCCACCGACCGGTGCGCGACCCGCCCCGAGTGGACCTCGACGGGCCCGGACTCCGGGTACGCGTGCTTCCACCCGGTGCCGACGGAGCACGTGGATGCGCACACCCCCGACCGCCAGGAGGCCGGCCGTGGCTGA
- a CDS encoding ABC transporter permease has protein sequence MIVRLLQRIAILVASLFVSSVVVFAFMAVLPGDPARVALGVSASDSAVAGLREQFGLDRPLVDQYLGWMHDIVTFDLGDSYISHTPIGPQLADRLLVTLWLVGTAMVIACIVAVPLGTLMAVRHRKPSGLVLSAVSQVGVAVPAFLAGILMITVFAVGLGWLPANGWTPPVDDPVLFLKQLLMPALSLGLVQAAVLTRYVRSSVLDVLREDYLRTARAKGLRPMQALVRHGLRNASVPVVTVLALQLATLLVGAVVIERVFVIPGLGSLLLDSVANRDLIVVQDVVMIIAVAVLLVNFLVDLAYLLIDPRLRVRG, from the coding sequence ATGATCGTCCGACTGCTGCAGCGGATCGCGATCCTGGTGGCGAGCCTGTTCGTGAGCTCCGTCGTGGTGTTCGCGTTCATGGCGGTGCTGCCGGGCGACCCCGCGCGCGTCGCCCTCGGCGTCAGCGCCTCCGACTCCGCGGTGGCGGGGCTGCGCGAACAGTTCGGCCTCGACCGGCCCCTCGTCGACCAGTACCTCGGCTGGATGCACGACATCGTCACCTTCGACCTCGGCGACTCCTACATCTCCCATACGCCCATCGGGCCGCAGCTCGCCGACCGCCTCCTGGTCACGCTCTGGCTCGTGGGGACGGCCATGGTGATCGCCTGCATCGTGGCGGTGCCGCTGGGCACGCTGATGGCGGTGCGGCACCGCAAGCCGTCGGGACTCGTCCTGTCGGCCGTGTCCCAAGTGGGCGTGGCCGTACCGGCGTTCCTCGCGGGCATCCTCATGATCACCGTGTTCGCGGTGGGGCTCGGCTGGCTGCCGGCGAACGGTTGGACACCACCGGTCGACGATCCGGTGCTCTTCCTCAAACAGCTGCTGATGCCCGCGCTCTCCCTCGGCCTCGTGCAGGCCGCCGTCCTCACCCGCTACGTCCGCAGCTCCGTGCTCGACGTGCTGCGCGAGGACTACCTGCGCACCGCCCGCGCCAAGGGGCTGCGCCCGATGCAGGCCCTCGTGCGGCACGGGCTGCGCAACGCGTCCGTGCCGGTGGTCACCGTCCTGGCGCTGCAACTGGCGACGCTCCTCGTGGGCGCCGTCGTCATCGAGCGGGTCTTCGTGATCCCGGGCCTCGGCAGCCTGCTGCTGGACAGTGTCGCCAACCGGGACCTCATCGTCGTACAGGACGTCGTCATGATCATCGCGGTGGCGGTGCTGCTCGTGAACTTCCTGGTGGACCTGGCCTATCTGCTGATCGATCCTCGACTCAGGGTGCGTGGGTGA
- a CDS encoding aldehyde dehydrogenase family protein produces the protein MNAHPEPAATAGPLKPEFPEGLPVGDTWLPAPASEDVRFPYDGSVIGHAPVGDTALARRALDEAVAVRTRVGALPSHIRSSALQSTYDAIAARRADFEHLLVLETGKPLVDCRVEVDRTLLTLRTSAEEVARLHGETVPLDLLPSGEGLLGFWTRKPIGVVVGIAGFNYPLLLAAHKLAPSVAAGCPVIAKPAPQTPLATLWLVHLLREALYEAGAPRAAVQLVTGGPEVGETLTTDRRIGAVSFTGSAAVGHRIAKDAAPTKTLLELGSNAALVVAADADLDAAADAVVRGGYYASGQACISVQRVIVEEAVREEFVTRLTARIPDITTGDPRAPETRVSALIDEGSTDRVRTWVEEAVKSGATLAVGGGATGGVLEPTLLLDPDPDLAVWSEEVFGPVVCLRSVPDMDAAFALVNDSRYGLHASVYTASLDTAFAAVDRLEAGGVVVNEVPGFRSDTMPYGGVKDSGAGREGPRFAIDELTVTRMAVIRPSTTKKDR, from the coding sequence GTGAACGCACACCCCGAACCGGCGGCAACAGCAGGCCCGTTGAAGCCGGAGTTCCCCGAGGGCCTGCCCGTCGGAGACACCTGGCTGCCGGCCCCGGCGAGCGAGGATGTGCGCTTCCCGTACGACGGGTCGGTCATCGGCCACGCGCCGGTCGGCGACACGGCGCTGGCCCGGCGGGCGCTGGACGAGGCGGTCGCGGTCCGTACCCGGGTCGGCGCGCTCCCCTCGCACATCCGCAGCTCGGCCCTGCAGTCGACGTACGACGCGATCGCCGCCCGCCGCGCCGACTTCGAGCACCTCCTCGTTCTGGAAACGGGAAAACCCCTGGTCGACTGCCGGGTGGAGGTGGACCGTACGCTCCTGACGCTGCGCACGTCCGCCGAGGAAGTGGCCCGGCTGCACGGCGAGACGGTGCCGCTCGACCTGCTGCCCTCCGGCGAGGGGCTGCTCGGCTTCTGGACCCGCAAGCCGATCGGCGTCGTGGTCGGCATCGCCGGCTTCAACTACCCGCTCCTCCTCGCCGCGCACAAGCTCGCGCCCTCGGTCGCGGCCGGCTGCCCGGTCATCGCCAAGCCTGCCCCGCAGACTCCACTGGCGACGCTGTGGCTCGTGCACCTGCTGCGCGAGGCCTTGTACGAGGCCGGGGCGCCGCGGGCGGCGGTGCAACTGGTGACCGGAGGCCCGGAGGTGGGCGAGACACTCACCACCGACCGCCGCATCGGCGCGGTCTCCTTCACCGGCTCCGCCGCCGTCGGTCACCGCATCGCCAAGGACGCGGCCCCCACCAAGACGCTCCTCGAACTCGGCTCCAACGCGGCCCTGGTGGTGGCCGCCGACGCCGACCTCGACGCCGCGGCCGACGCCGTCGTCCGGGGCGGCTACTACGCCTCAGGGCAGGCCTGTATCAGCGTGCAGCGGGTCATCGTGGAGGAGGCGGTGCGCGAGGAGTTCGTGACCCGTCTGACGGCCCGCATCCCGGACATCACGACGGGCGACCCGCGCGCCCCCGAGACACGTGTCTCGGCCTTGATCGACGAGGGGTCGACCGACCGCGTCCGTACGTGGGTGGAGGAAGCGGTGAAGTCGGGCGCGACGCTCGCGGTCGGCGGCGGGGCGACGGGCGGCGTGCTGGAGCCCACGCTCCTGCTCGACCCGGACCCCGACCTCGCCGTCTGGAGCGAGGAGGTCTTCGGCCCGGTGGTGTGCCTCCGCTCGGTCCCGGACATGGACGCGGCGTTCGCCCTGGTCAACGACTCGCGATACGGCCTCCACGCCAGCGTCTACACCGCGTCCCTGGACACCGCGTTCGCCGCGGTGGACCGCCTGGAGGCGGGCGGCGTGGTCGTCAACGAGGTCCCCGGCTTCCGCTCCGACACCATGCCGTACGGCGGCGTGAAGGACTCCGGGGCGGGCCGCGAGGGGCCGCGGTTCGCGATCGACGAACTCACGGTGACCCGCATGGCAGTGATCCGCCCGAGCACGACGAAGAAGGACCGGTGA
- a CDS encoding NAD(P)/FAD-dependent oxidoreductase, with amino-acid sequence MSPERVAVIGVGVVGACVGWNLARRGAHVVLVDAGKPGEGVSNWSFSWVNASNKTVSRGYFDLNVAGLAAHRELAGVLGAGSWWHPTGHLRWADEGAAEVKLLETAELLGRWGYRVEACTGAEVRRRFEPAVSVPDAARVLFYPDEGWVHGRRLVGRLVEEAVAAGTEVRVSTAVRDIRTGADGGVRALVLGDGSAVDVDVVVNAAGPDASHVAGLVGRDLPMRREPGAVARVDCVEVPVRRAMHTPHIEIRPDGDASVVLHSREIDALIDAEEGARDPDEFGRLLHASAQRVVPELAQARIAGTRVVNRPIPVDGFPSVGAVPAVPGYYEAVTHSGITLGPVIGRLLAAEIHGGSSDALLAGFRPERFSR; translated from the coding sequence GTGTCACCTGAGCGTGTCGCAGTCATCGGCGTGGGCGTCGTGGGTGCCTGCGTGGGCTGGAACCTGGCCCGCCGCGGCGCCCATGTCGTCCTGGTCGACGCGGGCAAGCCTGGCGAAGGGGTCAGTAACTGGTCGTTTTCCTGGGTCAACGCGAGTAATAAGACCGTCAGCAGGGGCTACTTCGATCTGAACGTCGCCGGGCTTGCGGCGCACCGGGAGTTGGCCGGGGTGCTGGGGGCCGGCTCCTGGTGGCATCCCACTGGTCATCTGCGCTGGGCGGACGAGGGCGCGGCGGAGGTGAAGCTCCTGGAGACGGCGGAGTTGCTGGGGAGGTGGGGGTACCGGGTCGAGGCGTGTACGGGGGCCGAGGTGCGGCGGCGGTTCGAGCCTGCGGTCAGCGTTCCCGATGCAGCCCGTGTGCTGTTCTATCCCGACGAGGGGTGGGTGCACGGGCGGCGGCTCGTCGGGCGGCTGGTCGAGGAGGCCGTCGCGGCCGGTACCGAGGTTCGGGTCAGCACCGCCGTGCGTGACATTCGGACCGGTGCGGATGGTGGTGTTCGGGCGCTTGTTCTTGGTGATGGGAGCGCGGTCGATGTCGACGTCGTCGTGAATGCCGCCGGACCCGATGCCTCGCACGTTGCCGGGCTCGTCGGGCGGGACCTGCCGATGCGTCGGGAGCCGGGCGCCGTCGCCCGGGTCGACTGCGTCGAGGTGCCGGTGCGGCGTGCCATGCATACGCCGCACATCGAGATCCGGCCCGACGGGGACGCGTCCGTGGTGCTGCACAGCCGGGAGATCGACGCGCTCATCGATGCGGAGGAGGGCGCCAGAGATCCGGACGAGTTCGGGAGGCTGCTCCACGCGTCCGCACAGCGCGTCGTCCCTGAGCTCGCCCAAGCCCGTATCGCAGGGACTCGTGTCGTCAATCGGCCGATTCCCGTCGACGGGTTCCCCTCCGTAGGGGCCGTACCGGCCGTGCCGGGCTACTACGAAGCCGTCACCCACAGCGGCATCACGCTCGGGCCGGTCATCGGACGACTGCTCGCCGCGGAGATCCACGGCGGGAGCAGCGACGCGCTGCTCGCAGGCTTTCGGCCGGAGCGGTTCTCCCGATAG
- a CDS encoding amidase: MFTEQNLATMSAVEMTARFADRSVSPVEVHDAVQSVIEAREGVLNAFWVRDPAESRKAAEASEARWAAGEPLGPIDGVPVTLKENIARRGVPMPSGNAGVEPVVPDRDAPITERVLESGGSVLGSTVMPDWGMLSSGVSSRHGITRSAWNPAWTTGGSSSGAGAAAAGGYGPLHVGSDIGGSIRLPGTWLGLATLKPSDGRIPLDTPYLGRVAGPMARTVADLALLMRVLSRPDPRDWTSLPPQDIDWSRPGGDVRGLRVGLHLDAGCGGPRDPEVVEAVRRAAGVFDSAGATVEPVEPFMSQELLDDLDLFWRVRSWNDLRKLSPEAALRVHPYIMGWCREGADVPGTRVLHCYQQIMRIQAQTVAATLPYDIVLSPVAPVAAFAAEQPMPFMEPGKTMSHIGFTAPYNMSGQPAATVNCAFTADGRPIGVQISGRRFDDLGVLQAAAWYERNRPAEAVPQWPDDAPPALEGEAP; encoded by the coding sequence ATGTTCACCGAACAGAACCTGGCCACCATGTCCGCCGTCGAGATGACCGCCCGCTTCGCCGATCGCTCGGTGTCGCCGGTCGAGGTGCACGACGCCGTGCAGTCGGTGATCGAGGCGCGCGAGGGCGTGCTGAACGCGTTCTGGGTGCGGGACCCCGCCGAGTCCCGCAAGGCGGCGGAGGCGAGCGAGGCCCGTTGGGCGGCCGGGGAGCCGCTGGGGCCTATCGACGGTGTGCCGGTGACGCTCAAGGAGAACATCGCCCGCAGAGGCGTCCCGATGCCTTCGGGCAACGCGGGAGTGGAGCCGGTCGTCCCCGACCGGGACGCGCCGATCACCGAACGGGTCCTGGAATCGGGCGGATCGGTCCTCGGCTCGACCGTGATGCCCGACTGGGGCATGCTCTCGTCCGGCGTCTCCAGCCGGCACGGCATCACCCGCAGCGCCTGGAACCCGGCCTGGACGACGGGCGGTTCGAGCTCCGGGGCGGGCGCGGCGGCCGCGGGCGGGTACGGGCCGCTGCACGTCGGCTCGGACATCGGCGGCTCGATCCGGCTCCCGGGTACGTGGCTGGGCCTGGCCACCCTCAAGCCGAGCGACGGCCGAATCCCCCTGGACACCCCGTACTTGGGGCGCGTGGCGGGTCCCATGGCGCGCACGGTCGCGGATCTGGCCCTGCTCATGAGGGTCCTGAGCAGGCCCGATCCGCGGGACTGGACGAGCCTGCCGCCGCAGGACATCGACTGGTCGCGGCCGGGTGGGGACGTGCGCGGACTGCGTGTGGGCCTGCACCTGGACGCGGGTTGCGGAGGCCCGCGCGATCCGGAGGTGGTGGAGGCGGTGCGCCGGGCGGCGGGCGTCTTCGATTCGGCGGGGGCGACGGTCGAACCGGTGGAGCCGTTCATGTCCCAGGAACTCCTGGACGACCTGGACCTGTTCTGGCGGGTGCGCTCCTGGAACGACCTCCGCAAGCTGTCCCCCGAGGCCGCGTTGCGCGTCCACCCGTACATCATGGGCTGGTGCCGCGAGGGCGCCGACGTGCCCGGCACCCGGGTGCTCCACTGCTACCAGCAGATCATGCGGATCCAGGCACAGACGGTGGCGGCGACGCTCCCGTACGACATCGTGCTCTCGCCGGTGGCGCCCGTGGCGGCGTTCGCTGCGGAGCAGCCGATGCCGTTCATGGAACCGGGGAAGACGATGTCGCACATCGGCTTCACCGCCCCGTACAACATGTCGGGTCAGCCCGCCGCGACGGTCAACTGCGCCTTCACGGCGGACGGTCGGCCCATCGGCGTACAGATCTCGGGGCGCCGCTTCGACGACCTGGGGGTCCTCCAGGCGGCGGCCTGGTACGAGCGGAACCGGCCGGCCGAGGCGGTCCCCCAGTGGCCGGACGACGCTCCGCCGGCCCTGGAGGGGGAGGCGCCGTGA
- a CDS encoding ABC transporter substrate-binding protein, which produces MSKDRRFGRPVRTAASLLACGVLLLATACSAGSTAAGSRPEGPGDSLAIGLTAEPSNLDFTKTEGAAVPQALLYNVYENLVKLDQRGRIRPALATSWDLSKDRRTYTFHLTKNAKFSNGAPFTAEDAKFSIERVIPKWTVALKAPMGVVDHVRAVSRDELKVTLKRPSNDWLYRMTTRVGAMFSRTGTDKLATDPVGTGPYEVKRWNRGDSITLARRPGYWGRAPHFDTVTLKYFKDPTAMNNALLTGTIDVIGAMQSPDSLYRFENNPKYRVIEGSTNGEVMLSLNNGSGPMKSGKARQAVRYAIDHKALVDTCWGGRGKLIGSMVPPTDPWYQDLTDMYPYDRAKAKRLLKESGEAGRTLRLRIPTLPYAAACGTVVKSQLEQAGFKVELDQLEFPAAWLTTVFKNADYDMTIMSHVEPRDMTAVFGSKDYYTRYDSPAFRKLLAKADEGSQKEQITSMRAAARTLSKDAAADWLFLLPNLMVADADITGLPVNSVTESLDLTGLSRSGSSHPAGSADRS; this is translated from the coding sequence ATGAGCAAGGACCGACGATTCGGGCGCCCAGTCCGGACGGCCGCATCCCTGCTGGCCTGCGGCGTCCTGCTCCTGGCCACGGCATGCTCCGCGGGGTCCACGGCCGCCGGCTCCCGCCCCGAGGGCCCCGGCGACTCCCTGGCGATCGGCCTCACCGCCGAACCGTCCAACCTCGACTTCACGAAGACCGAAGGCGCCGCCGTGCCGCAGGCGTTGCTCTACAACGTCTACGAAAACCTGGTGAAGCTCGACCAGCGCGGCAGGATCCGGCCCGCGCTCGCCACGTCCTGGGACCTGTCGAAGGACCGCAGGACGTACACCTTCCACCTCACCAAGAACGCGAAGTTCAGCAACGGCGCACCGTTCACCGCCGAGGACGCCAAGTTCTCCATCGAGCGCGTCATCCCCAAGTGGACGGTGGCGCTCAAGGCCCCGATGGGCGTCGTGGACCACGTACGGGCCGTCTCCCGCGACGAGTTGAAGGTGACCCTGAAGCGGCCGAGCAACGACTGGCTGTACCGGATGACCACCCGCGTGGGCGCGATGTTCAGCCGCACCGGAACCGACAAGCTCGCGACCGACCCCGTCGGCACCGGACCGTACGAAGTGAAGAGATGGAACCGCGGCGACTCGATCACGCTCGCCCGCCGACCCGGCTACTGGGGGCGCGCCCCGCACTTCGACACGGTCACGCTCAAGTACTTCAAGGACCCGACGGCGATGAACAACGCGCTGCTCACGGGCACCATCGATGTCATCGGCGCGATGCAGTCACCGGACTCCCTCTACCGCTTCGAGAACAACCCCAAGTACCGCGTCATCGAGGGCTCGACCAACGGCGAGGTGATGCTCTCGCTGAACAACGGGTCAGGGCCCATGAAGAGCGGGAAGGCGCGGCAGGCGGTCCGTTACGCCATCGACCACAAGGCCCTCGTGGACACCTGCTGGGGCGGCCGCGGCAAGCTCATCGGGAGCATGGTGCCGCCCACCGACCCGTGGTACCAGGACCTCACCGACATGTATCCGTACGACCGCGCCAAGGCGAAACGGCTGCTGAAGGAGTCCGGGGAGGCCGGGCGCACGCTGCGGCTGCGGATTCCGACACTGCCGTACGCCGCCGCCTGCGGCACCGTCGTCAAGAGTCAGCTCGAACAGGCCGGATTCAAGGTCGAGTTGGACCAGCTGGAGTTCCCCGCGGCCTGGCTGACGACGGTGTTCAAGAATGCCGACTACGACATGACGATCATGAGCCACGTCGAACCCCGTGACATGACCGCCGTGTTCGGCAGCAAGGACTACTACACCCGCTACGACAGCCCCGCGTTCCGCAAGCTCCTTGCGAAGGCGGACGAGGGCAGCCAGAAGGAGCAGATCACCTCGATGCGCGCCGCCGCCCGGACGCTCTCGAAGGACGCTGCCGCCGACTGGCTGTTCCTGCTGCCGAACCTGATGGTGGCGGACGCGGACATCACCGGTCTGCCGGTGAACAGCGTCACCGAATCCCTCGACCTCACCGGCCTGAGCCGGTCCGGCTCGTCCCACCCGGCCGGCTCGGCCGACCGGTCATGA
- a CDS encoding ATP-binding cassette domain-containing protein yields the protein MAEQQTGGERQSDGEGQSGGEQRAGGEGQAGTDALRVTDVTRDYHRPRTSLRTPAPPVHALRGVSFSVPQGGRFGIVGESGCGKSTLLRILAGLDKPTSGTVEIDGRDITRLRERQLRFVRERLQLVFQDPMSSLDPRMKVGDIVAEPLVAQGIRSRKERVAELLESVGLGADAARRYPHQFSGGQRQRISIARALAPRPNIIVADEPVSALDVSVRAQVLNLIADLVDELNLTLVFVSHDLSVVRHVCDRVAVMQAGEIVETGPTEQLYEDPRHPYTRRLIAAVPTLKKALAGVTAADLNQEHPA from the coding sequence GTGGCTGAGCAACAGACCGGTGGAGAGCGGCAGTCCGATGGAGAGGGACAGTCCGGTGGAGAGCAACGGGCCGGTGGAGAGGGTCAGGCCGGTACCGACGCCCTCCGCGTCACCGACGTCACCCGCGACTACCACCGCCCGCGGACGTCCCTGCGCACCCCCGCCCCGCCCGTGCACGCCCTGCGCGGTGTCAGTTTCTCCGTGCCGCAGGGCGGGCGCTTCGGCATCGTGGGGGAGTCGGGGTGCGGCAAGTCGACGCTGCTGCGCATCCTGGCCGGGCTCGACAAGCCGACCAGCGGCACGGTCGAGATCGACGGCCGGGACATCACCCGGCTCCGTGAACGACAGCTCCGCTTCGTCCGCGAACGCCTCCAACTCGTCTTCCAGGACCCGATGAGCTCGCTCGACCCACGGATGAAGGTGGGTGACATCGTGGCGGAACCGCTCGTCGCGCAGGGCATCAGGAGCCGCAAGGAGCGGGTGGCCGAACTCCTCGAATCCGTGGGCCTGGGCGCGGATGCCGCCCGGCGCTACCCGCACCAGTTCTCCGGCGGCCAGCGCCAGCGCATCTCCATCGCCCGGGCCCTCGCGCCACGGCCGAACATCATCGTGGCGGACGAGCCGGTCAGCGCCCTGGACGTGTCCGTGCGCGCCCAGGTCCTCAACCTCATCGCCGACCTCGTCGACGAGCTGAACCTCACCCTCGTCTTCGTCTCCCACGACCTGTCCGTCGTCCGGCACGTGTGCGACCGCGTCGCCGTCATGCAGGCGGGCGAGATCGTCGAGACGGGGCCGACCGAGCAGCTCTACGAGGATCCCCGACACCCCTACACCCGCAGGCTGATCGCCGCCGTGCCCACGCTGAAGAAGGCACTGGCCGGAGTGACGGCGGCCGACCTCAACCAGGAGCACCCCGCGTGA